In Pseudophryne corroboree isolate aPseCor3 chromosome 2, aPseCor3.hap2, whole genome shotgun sequence, the sequence aaggaaggtgggctcatcttgggcggctgcccgaggggtctcggctttacaactttgccgagctgatacttggtcaggggcacaccctgactgaggaggacctggagttctctcattcggtgctgcagagtcatccgcactctcccgcccgtttgggagctttggtataatccccatggtcctgacggagtccccagcatccacttaggacgtcagagaaaataagaatttacttaccgataattctatttctcgtagtccgtagtggatgctgggcgcccatcccaagtgcggattgtctgcaatacttgtacatagttattgttacaaaaatcgggttattattgttgtgagccatcttttcagatgctccgctgttatcatgctgttaactgggttcagatcacaggttgtacagtgtgattggtgtggctggtatgagtcttacccgggattcaaaatccttccttattgtgtacgctcgtccgggcacagtatcctaactgaggcttggaggagggtcatagggagaggagccagtgcacaccacctgatcctaaagcttttacttttgtgccctgtctcctgcggagccgctaatccccatggtcctgacggagtccccagcatccactacggactacgagaaatagaattatcggtaagtaaattcttattttctctgatgtcctagtggatgctgggcactccgtaaggaccatggggaatagacggctccgcaggagactgggcacatctaaagaaagaattaggactatctggtgtgcactggctcctccccctatgaccctcctccaagcctcagttagatttcttatTTGAATAAAAATTCCCCAAAACCCTTGTTCACCACGTAATTAAATATAAAATAACATTTTTATAAGCTTTTCTACTTTCTTGCTACGATGTAGTCCAAATTGAAAAGAAAAGGCAAACTCTGAACACAACAAATGACTGCAGCAAAATGATGAAAGTCTTGGTTCTCAGGACACCGTTTTACCCCCAGCCAAGAGGCCAAAGTGGGGTAAAAATGGGAGCCCTGTTTATTCATGGTCATACGGTctcattcagacctggacgcagccacGTGGTCACTTGCAGCGGCCATATCCAGATGGTCTGCGTACACGCACCAGGCGTTATGCGCGTGAACACCCTTACCCATTGTGGTCGCAtcctgcaatgtgattgacaggtgggGGCGGAGTTAAGGCGTTGCAGGGGCAGAGTTATGACATTGTGGGGTCGGCACCGGGAAAACCGGGATGGGATCATTTTTGGAGCGGCTgattgatgtcacacgcagccgctccggaaAAAAAATGCCCGCTGACCGCCTTGCGCAGCCATGGGTCAATCTTAGATCcgatgcctccgcagtctaattgcAGATGCATCAAGGGACAGCCTCACACATTGTATGTATTAAGAAAGAAGATTGTATTTTATATGTAATAAAGTTTCTAACAAAGATTGATGAGCTATTTATTCAATTAAATTGAATTataaaattgtgtgtgtgtaacaATCTTAGTGACTCCTATCCAAAATATTGAGATCATAGTAGGGGTGACCATCGGTAGGTTAATTATCAATGGTCATTCTCAATGGTACTATTGGTGATTAACCACAATGGTATGGGGAACCATCGATTGTTTAATGCACCAGTGGTAATCCCTGTTCTGTCAGATATTCACAGGCTGCTTTGGGTGGCAGGACTAGGCTGTGTGTCCCGGCACCAGGGAGGAAAAAAACATTGATTTCAGAGAACCATAGGTTCTCTGCCGAGGTTGGCAAAATTATCATCGATGCTTACTCAGATGGCTGAGGGCTGTGAACATCCAAGTGTcatagtgatccgatgctgcatcttcggatGTAGCACTTGGAttacagatgcatgcaggaggcattttTTCctgcagatgcctcctgcagcattagcatattagtgGTACGGTATTGCACACGTTGGCGTTACTGATGCcagagaaatcacttggaaaatggcactGCGGACAATTTCACCATGATTTGGGTATGTGCAGTACACAATTGTCTCCAGTAACATGGTGGGCATTATGTTTTCAGAGACTTATGCATGCACACTAGAGATTAGTCTCAGAGAACACGGCAGACGTCATGCTTCCGGAGACATGCGCAAAGTCTACAACGCcacagagaggaggggcccacagaGAGAAGTCTGCAcgagtcccctcctctctctctcagaCTTGTGTGACAGGCACACTTTAAAAATATGCTTAGATAATGAGCTTAAAATGATACAAAATGCAAATGTCAGCTAATTTTTCTCTAACATGGCTCTTATAACTGTCTTTTAAAGACCACTTGGAGCGCATTATTGAGATTGGGAAACTACGAGCTATTCAGAGGAAGGCACGATTTGCCAAGTTGAAGGTCTGTGTCTTCAAGGAAGAGATGCCCATAACTCCTTATGAGTGCCCACTATTCAACACACTACGTTTTGAGAGGAGCGAGAATGAGTCGAAGCACTTTGAGCACCACTGTGAGGTGGACGTGTCTTTTGGACCCTGGGAAGCAGTGGCTGACGTGTACGACCTGCTGCACTGTATAGTAACTGATCTCTCAGAGAGAGGCATCACTGTGGAGCACCAGTGCATCGGGGTGTGTGACAAGCATCTTGTTAATCACTACTATTGCAAGCGCCCTATTTATGAATTCAAAATCACTTGGTGGTGAAATGCTGCTGACACTGACAATCAAGGAACAGGACCAAATGAATATTATTGGAATGTTTTAAGACCAAAAAACTTTTGAAGCTAGAGGCGACAATGTTAATTCATGGCATAAGAACAAGGTTTATCCAAAGTTACTAAGCTTGGAGAAACTTTGCTGCACTTACACCAGGTACACCCTGACATTTGGATGCTTGGTTTGGTAGTCAAGTAACTATTTTTATTAATATTGGTGACTAAAACCAACATACCACATATACTGTGGTATAACTGGGTGTTGGATGAGTTATCCACATTTATTATACTTCAAAAACAGAAAATTGGGTCAATTCTCTTCTATCAGTTTTAGGCCAATCAACATGTGGTGCACTATGTAATGACATATTTAATGgtatactattactactgctaaGAATAATAAAGAAGAAGTACACTATAACCCAAATAGAtataaaacatgtaaacacattgaAATAGAATTTAGGATTGTATAAACTGATGTCTTCTCCCTCCATTATTTACTATGCATTTatgtagattttttttaaaataatgacTATGGTCTAGATGCattatcgcttggaaagtgataaaatggagagtgaaaaagtgctagccaatcagctcctaactgccatgtcacaggctgtgtttgaaaaatgacagttaggagctgattggctgtcactttttcactccattttatcactttccaagcgatgatgcatctagctcttGCAGcagatttaaatgttttttttgttaATTGAGAGTGTATATGTTTATATTATGGTTATTATTGTCTGACATTATATGTTACGCAAAGCATATAAATTAACTAAACATGGGTAGGTAATTATTATTATCTCTATAGGGGGAAGGCTAATCCTAGGGTtgacctatggctacgcagactggccgcggcagtatccatgcaggcgccatgtttctctgagtaaatgatcgcagctgaaggcaaaTACACACCCCTGAATACGGCCATGACGCACCTCGTTTTTGCTGCCACTTCCACATTAACTCCCCCAAACGGTATCTTCTTGTTAATCACTGTGCGTATAAACTGTCAGTGCGAGCGTGATCACAAAGTTACCATAGTGCGTGTGCAAGTGTAAGGGGAGGACAAGTGGCTGAAAGGAGAGAGATAGTGACAGGTAACAAACCATGCAGGAGAGTATACCGACATTCAAGGCCTGAGTCACACATAATGCCAATGTTCATGTAGGTGAGGGATTATTTGCAACTGCATGCGCCAAAAAAATCCATAAAACCCCTACTAGTTCTGCGTTGCTCAGCGTGTATGCACAGAGGTGCTGCTACCGTCCGGTCAGACGATATCAGAAATGGAACGATAAATTGATGGAGAGTGACTGGGAGGAAGACTGCAGTGAACACAGAAAATGTCTCTACCGTGGGCATGTACCAGTTGCGTCCCCAAACACTGCCACCGAGCCCACACTCAGACGGAGAAACTGTCCCTGCCATAGGGCAAGTGTCCATACTGCGCTGATTGTGGCTTGTCATGCATCACTGATGGTGATACAGTGTTCACAGATGCTGAAAGTGGGCTCCTTGCACATGCAGGCGCACTCTTGTAAAACAGGGAATAGCTGAAACTAGTATTTaaatttcttatacgtcctagcggatgctgggggcacttcaagaaccatggggtatagatgggatccacaggagacatgggcactttaagactttcaaaggggtgtgaactggctactccctctatgcccctcctccagactttagttttagaaatgtgcccaggagacttaggggtatatgcaattccgggcgaattgcggctatttttcgcccgttttttaattcgacacaatttgaccgtcaaatttcggccggcgggtgccggaattctacatattcaataaaaaacggatttgacagtcccgctgtcgaaaaacggaccaattaacagatagtgtgcgtcctggattcgacttttccgacggcgcaaaaatggttaaaaaacacagaaaaaaattgcgtggggtcccccctccaaagcataaccagcctcgggctcttcgagccggtcctggttgtaaaaatacgggggggaaacggacagggatcccccgtatttttagaaccagcaccgggctctgcgtccggtcctggggcaaaaaatacgggggacaaaaagcgtaggggtcccccgtattttttgtaccagcaccgggctccactagctggggagataatgccacagccgggggacacttttataccggtccctgcggccatggcattaaatacccaactagtcacccctggccagggtaccctggaggagtggggaccccttaaatcaaggggtaccccctccagccacccaagggccaggggtgaagcccgaggctgtcccccatccaagggctgcggatggggggctgatagccttgagtaaaatgaaagaatattgttttttgcagaagaactacaagtcccatcaagcctcccccgcaagttggtacttggagaaccacaagtaccagcatgcggggggaaacgggcccgctggtacctgtagttcttctgcaaaaaaaatacccaaataaaaacaggacacgcacaccttgacacCTTGTGAAAGGGTTTgaaaaaatcctgacaaaaagtttcagattcccaaaaggattgtagtggtgtATACGTTTCGCTCTggtgatagggaaaaatgggagtcaccccccattgtggacaaagctttatcacggctgtccaaaaaggtggctcttctgtcccctgacacggcagccctaaaggatcctgcggatcgtaggcaggaaaatacattgaaatccatttatatctcCACGGGTACTCTACTCAGACCAGCtaaggaagctgcaagagatattggcctcttagattcacgggccaatgccatggcggtctcagctaggagagcattgtggattcatcaatggaatgccgaTGCTGACttcaagaaagctatggagtctctaccgtataaaggtggtgtattgtttg encodes:
- the KCTD7 gene encoding BTB/POZ domain-containing protein KCTD7 isoform X2, translating into MLKLPEVIPLNVGGMCFTTRLSTLQRYEDTMLAAMFSGRHHIPTDVEGRYFIDRDGTYFGDILNFLRCGELPSRDRVKMVYKEAQYYSIGPLLDILDKMQPLTGEKVRQAFLDLMPYYKDHLERIIEIGKLRAIQRKARFAKLKVCVFKEEMPITPYECPLFNTLRFERSENESKHFEHHCEVDVSFGPWEAVADVYDLLHCIVTDLSERGITVEHQCIGVCDKHLVNHYYCKRPIYEFKITWW